From the genome of Zonotrichia albicollis isolate bZonAlb1 chromosome 20, bZonAlb1.hap1, whole genome shotgun sequence, one region includes:
- the ATP5IF1 gene encoding ATPase inhibitor, mitochondrial, with protein sequence MAAVAVAAARGGLRGALLAQQQRWSSGSGADQLGELGKGAGKGGGGGGSIREAGGAFGKKQAAEEERYFREKEREQLSALRKHHEEEIHHHQKEIERLQKEIERHKHKIKQLKDD encoded by the exons ATGGCGGCCgtggcggtggcggcggcgcggggcggccTGCGAGGGGCTCTGCTGGCGCAGCAGCAGCGCTGGAGCTCGGGATCGGGCGCGGACCAG CTGGGCGAGCTGGGAAAAGGCGCCGGCaagggcggcggtggcggcggctcCATCCGCGAGGCCGGCGGTGCCTTCGGGAAGAAGCAGGCGGCCGAGGAGGAGCGGTACTTCAG ggaaaaggagcGGGAGCAGCTCTCTGCCTTACGGAAACACCACGAGGAAGAGATTCACCACCACCAGAAAGAGATTGAGCGTCTGCAGAAAGAAATCGAGCGCCATAAGCATAAGATCAAGCAGCTTAAAGATGACTAA